From Paenibacillus antri:
ACCGTCGTCGCCGTCGGCGGCGCGTCGGTGACCAACGAATATAAGCCATTGTCCAACTTCGGTCCCGAGGTCGATCTGATCGCGCCGTGGTTCGTATTTACGACCGGCAGCGGGGGCGGCTACGTCTCGAAAGAGGGCACCTCCATGGCGGCGCCGCAGGTGGCGGGGACGGTCGCGCTCATGCTGGGGCTCGATCCCGAGCTGACGCCCGGCGACGTGCGCGAGCGGCTGCGGCAATCGGCGCTGCCGCTCGACGCGGGCTGGAACGCGCGTACCGGCTACGGCTTGCTGCGCACGGATGCGGCGATATCGATCCAGCCGAAGCCGGATATGCATGAGCCGAACGACCGCAAGGATCAAGTGAAGCCGACGTCGGTCTCGACGGTCGTTCGCGGGGAGTTCGCTTCGAAGAGCGACGTCGATTGGTTCGCCTTCGACCCGCCGTATCAAGGGGAAGTCAGCGTCCGCGTGAAGGGCTGGGACGGCCGGTCGGTCGCCGCCGAGCTCGTGCTCGATCAAGGCGGGGGCTCGTCGAAGACGTTCGACCTGTCGGGCGGCAAGGAAGCCCGTCTGCCGTCCCCGGACGGCGAACGGCTGTACGCGATGCTTCGGTTGAAGTCCGACGCGGGAGCCGGTCCGACGCCGTACCGCATCGAAACCGATTTCCATATTTATTCGGATCCGTACGAACCGAACGACAAAGCGTACCAATCGTACCGATTGCCGACGAAGGCGTTGAACGTCGTAGAAGGTACGTTCAGCAAGATCGACGATCAAGATTGGTTCTCGATGAAGTTCGATTCGCCGGGGACGCTCTCGCTGCGGCTCGAGACGGATACGTGGCGAATCGACCCGGAGCTGTACGTCGTGCGCGACGGCGAATCCGTGGGGAAGACGTTCGACGATCACGGAGAAGGCGAACCCGAATATTCCGGGGACATCGAAGTCAAGCCCGGAACCTATTATTTTCGAGTGAGAAACGTCAAAGCGTTGTTCCCGCTGCCCGTCGCCGGGGAGTACACGCTGACGGTCAAGTTCGAGAAGAAGTTCTTCGACGACTTCGAGCCGAACGACCGCTCGTACCAAGCGACGACGATGGCGCCGGACCGGACGTACCGGGGCGTATTCGATTCGGCGAAGGACGAGGACTGGTTCCAAATTCGAATCAGCCGCAAAAGCTTGGTGACGATCGAAATTACCGACATTCCGCTTGACCGCTACATGTATTACACGCTATTCACCTCCGGCACCCAGCAAAAGTACGGCCGCACGAGCCCGTTCGGCACGACGTCCATGAAGCTGACGCATGAGTTGGATGCAGGCGTCTATTACATTCGGTTAATGACGGACGCCGCGTATCAAGACAGACAGTACGGCGTCGCGTACCGTAGAGCGCCGCTCGTGGCGGGCTTCACCGACATCGACGAGCATTGGGCGCGGGACAGCGTGCAAGAGTTGGTGGAGAAGGGCATCGTTAAGGGATACGACGATTACCGCTTCGACCCGAACGGCACGTTGACGAGAGCCGAGGCGGCCGCTTTCATCGCGAGAGCCTATGCCTTGAAGCCGAGCGCATCGGCGCGCGCGTTCCCGGACGTCGCAGGAACGCACTGGGCGAAGGATGCCGTGGCGGCGGCCGCGGCGAGAGGCGTCATTCAAGGGTATCCGGACGGCACGTTCCGGCCGAACGATCCGGTGACGCGCGCCGAGATGACGGTCATGGCGGCGCTGGCGTCGGGCACGGCCGGGAAATCGTCTTCGAGGTCCGCCTTCACGGACGTGTCGCGGGATCATTGGGCGGCTTCGTACATCTACGCGTTCGTCGACGGCGGGAAGCTGCAGGGCTTTAAAGACGGCACGTTCCGGCCGAACGGCCGAGCGACCCGCGCCGAATTCGCGACGCTGCTCGCGCATCTTCTGAAATAACGGAACACGAGAGGGGCTGGCTCGATGGATTCGATTCTTAGTCTCGTCATGCTGCGCATGATTGTCTTGCTCGTCTGCGTCGCCGTCGCCTGGTGGGCGCTGTCGGGCCTCAAATTCGAGAGGTTCGTCAGCGCTCCCGGCAGCCGGCAGGCGAAGCTGCTGCATCTGCTGCTGGCGATCGTGCTGGGCCATCAATGCTCGGCGTTCGTCTTCTCTTATATCGGTTGGTCGCCCCCCTGAAGAGGCGGTTTTCGCTCCCGACGGAATAGGATAGGAACAGTTTGTTAACAATGAGTAGTACAACCGTCATAAATCGAAAGACCCTTTCGAATACTGTAGAAACTTAACAGTTGTTTCGGACGTTGGCTGGTGCTACACTGGAAAGCAGCGTGCAGAAACACGTCGAAATTTGTCATGGATTACGATAATTTTCGGCATTTACGATTTCTACAGAGCGGAAAGCGCGGAGGGAACGAACGTATGGACAAAATTTTGATCCGCGGGGGCAATCGTCTTCAGGGCAAAGTGAAAGTAAGCGGCGCGAAGAACGCCGTATTGCCGATTATCGCTGCCTCGATTTTGGCATCGGAAGGCGAGTGCCGCATTCATGAAGCGCCGCCTCTGGACGATGTCATCACGATTAGCCAAGTGCTGCACGCCCTTGGAGTCAACATTCGCTACAAAGACGAAACGATTTACATAACCGCGTCGCAGCTGGAGAAGAGCGAAGCGCCGTACGAGCTGGTTCGGAAAATGAGAGCCTCCTTCCTCGTGATGGGGCCGCTGCTCGCCCGCACGGGCTATGCGCGCATCGCGCTTCCCGGCGGCTGCGCCATCGGGACCCGTCCGATCGATCAGCATCTGAAGGGCTTCGAGGCGATGGGCGCCGAGATCGAGATCGGCCAAGGCTACATCGAAGCGCGGACGAACGGCCGGAAGCTGCAAGGCGCTAAGATTTATTTGGACGTCGCCAGCGTCGGCGCGACGGAGAACATCATGATGGCGGCAGCGCTCGCCGACGGCGTGACGACGATCGAGAACGCGGCGAAAGAGCCGGAGATTGTAGACCTCGCCAACTTCATGAACGCGATGGGCGCGAAGGTTCGCGGCGCCGGCACCGGCATCATCCGCATCGAAGGCGTCGACAAGCTCGTGGGCGTTCGCCATACGGTCATTCCGGATCGCGTGGAAGCGGGAACGTACATGATCGCGGCGGCCATCACGAAGAGCGACGTCTATATCGAAGGGGCCATCGCGGATCACTTGACGCCGGTCATCTCGAAGCTGCAGGAGATGGGCGTCGCCATCGAAGAGGACGAGAACGGCATTCGCGTCCGCCCCGGCGGCAACCTGAAAGCGGTCGACATTAAGACGCTGCCGTATCCCGGCTTCCCGACCGATATGCAAGCGCAGATGATGGCGCTCTTGCTCATATCGGACGGTACGAGCATCATTACGGAGACCGTGTTCGAGAACCGCTTCATGCACGTCGACGAATTCAAGAGCATGAACGCGCAAATCAAGGTAGACGGGCGCTCGGCGGTCATCAAGGGCAACGCCGCCCTGAAGGGCGCGAAGGTGTGCGCGACCGACCTGCGGGCCGGCGCGGCGCTCATTCTCGCCGCGCTCGCCGCGGACGGAGAGACGGAAGTGACGGGGCTGCATCATCTGGATCGAGGCTACGTGGACATCGCGGGCAAGCTTCGCCGACTCGGGGCCGACGTGGAACGCGTGGTCGCGGGGGCCCTCGTCGAGGAAGAGCAGGAGCAAGGCTTGACGTTCTTCTCCACGCACGTATCGCCTTCCATGGCGTAACGACGGCATCCGACAGCTAACCGAAATTTTTAGAAATCGAAGCGAGCCCCCGGGCTCGCTTTTTTGCGTCTTTTCCGGCGCTTCGGCGTTCTACCAACGGCCGCTCGTTCATAGAATAGTAGCGTAACGAACGGGAGGCTAGAAGCATGCGCAGCAAACATCGTCGTTCGCGGCGAACGCGACGAAATCTCATGATCGGAGCGGCGGGCGTCGCGTCGTTCATGGCCGTCGTTTTCCTCATTCCCAGCATTCTAGTAAATCGGTTCGAGGCGTGGGAGCCGACGCAGCTGCTCCCGTTGCAGCCCAAAGAAGAGTTGGTCGCGCAGGAACAGCAAATCATGGTGCCGGTATATTTGACGGACCGAAAGGAGACGGTGTCCGTGCCGCTCGAAGCGTACGTTCGCGGCGTGCTTGCGGCGGAGATGCCGGCGGACTTCGAACTGGAGGCGCTCAAGGCGCAGGCGATCGCGGCGCGGACGTATTTGGCCCGTCGGTTGGCGTCGGGGGAGACGTCGGGGCTGCCGCCCGACGCCGCGGGCGCGCTCGTGACGGACACCGTGGCGCATCAAGCGTACGCGACGGAAGAAGAGCTTCGCGAGCGGTGGGGGTTTTTCAAGTACGCCCAGAACCTCGACAAATTGACGCGGGCGGTGAACGACACCGAAGGACTTGTGCTAACCTACGAGGGGGAGCCGATCGAAGCGACGTTCTTTTCTACCAGCAACGGGTTTACGGAAAATTCCGAGTTGTATTGGCAGGCGGCGATTCCGTATTTGCGAAGCGTAGAATCGCCCTGGGACGAACGGTATGCGCCGAATTACGAACGGGAAGCGTCCTTCGCCTATAAGGACTTCTATACGAAACTAGGAATGAAGGCATCGAACATGGCGCCGGAGCTCGTCGTCGAGCGCACCTCGGACAGCGGCCGCATCCTCTCCGTTCGGATCGCGGGGACGTCGTTCGCGGGGCGGGACGTACGCGAGAAGCTGGGACTGGCCTCGACGGATTTCACGTGGTCGACCGCGGACGGCCGCATCACGTTCCGAACAGAAGGGTACGGACACGGCGTCGGCATGAGCCAATGGGGCGCGAACGGCATGGCGAAGGAAGGGCGGTCGGCGGAGGAAATTCTGCTCCATTACTATCAAGGGGTGCGGCTCGAGCCGCTCCGGAACGTTCTAGCAAAAGCGTAAAATTTTTTTCTATCACCTTAGCAGGGCCACGTATAAAAGAGTCTACGCTGGCAACACTGGCTACTGAGGTGATAGATATGAAAGAAGAAAACAAGATTCAATCTTCGCAGGGGGAGCAAAATCACACTTCCCGTCCTGTCGAAGGGCCAAGAGCGTCGGGTTCGGTAGGGAAACGGCTGCTCGGCAAGAAATGGGTGTTCCCGGCTACTTACATCGCAGCTGCGGCAATCATCCTAACCCTGATGTGGGCGTATCAAGACAACGCCTCGACTCCGGTCGACGAGACCGACTTGAACCTCTCCGTCACCGGCGACGTGACCGGCGAAGAGCAAGGTCCGGACGCGGTCGCGGTCACGGCTGAAGCGGAGACGCTCGGATGGCCGGTGCAAGACCATAACAGCTTGGAAGTGATCTTGGGCTTCTTCGACGTCAACAACACGAACGAAGACAACCAAGCGGCGATGGTCGAGTACGGCGACACGTTCACGCCTCATTACGGGATCGACCTCGCCAGCCCGAACAACGAAGCGTTCGACGTCTTGGCGGCGATGAGCGGCACGGTCACCCGCGTCGAGCAAGTGCCGGTCGTCGGTCATCTGATCGAAATCACGCACGCGAACGGTCTGAGCACGATTTACTCCAGCGTCGAGTCGGTGCAGGTCGCGCAAGGCGACGAAGTCAAGAAGGGCGACATGATCGCGAAGTCGGGGCGCAACGAGCTCGAGAAGGATCTCGGCAACCATGTGCATTTCGAAATTTGGGAAAACAAACAGCCGGTCAATCCGGAGGATTACATCGAGCAATAAGCTCGGCTGAGCGCGGTGTCGGAGACGACGCCGCGCTTTTTTCGCGCGCCGAGGCGGCCCGATCCGGGGCGGCAGGCGGGCGCGAGGCGGTCGGCAAGCGAGCGGCAAGCGGGAAAGTGTGAAAATATATCGTCAGAAAAGGCTCGTCAGGCTTGGCTACAAAGAATAAGTGCGTCTACCCCTCAATATACTGTACCAAACATCTCGATCACAGGGAGGCGAGGGGTGTGCACGATTACATTAAGGAGCGAACGATTAAAATCGGGCGCAGCATTGTGGAAACGAAGAATACGGTTCGCACGATCGCGAAAGAATTCGGCGTGTCGAAGAGCACGGTGCACAAGGATCTCACCGAGCGGCTGCCGGAAATCAATCCGGAATTGGCCAATCAAGTGAAGACCATCCTGGAGTATCACAAGTCCATCCGCCACCTGCGCGGCGGCGAAGCAACGAAGATTAAATACAAGAAGACGAAGTCGAAGCCCGCTCCCGTCTTGTCCGGACGTTCTTAGCGCCCGTAAGAACGTTCGCTCCGGCACCGAGTATCTAAGATTTCCCTTCTCCCAAAAGAGGATTTTGCCTTTTTACAGCGAATTATCTTATAGTTAACGTGCTTAATATGGTGCATCGGTTGTTCGGCCCGCCCTCTTCGGCGGGAACGCCGTGAGGAGGATTCTTGGATGTTTGGCAAAGATATCGGTATTGACCTGGGGACGGCCAACGTTCTCATTCACGTTAAGGGACGCGGCGTCGTCCTTGACGAACCTTCCGTCGTCGCGATCGAAAGCGAGACGAAACGAGTTCTTGCCGTGGGCGAGGAAGCAAGGCGAATGGTCGGTCGGACCCCTGGCAATATCGTCGCGGTGCGCCCCCTGAAGGACGGCGTAATCGCGGACTTCGAAATTACGGAGATGATGTTGAAGCACTTCATCAGCCGAGTGGGCGGCAAGCGGTGGTACAGCCACCCTCGGATTTTGATTTGCGCACCGACCAACATCACCTCCGTAGAAAAGAAAGCGATACAGGAGGCTGCGGAGCGCAGCGGGGCGAAGGAAGTATTTTTGGAGGAAGAACCGAAAGCGGCGGCGGTCGGCGCGGGCATGGACATCTTCCAGCCTAGCGGTAACATGGTGGTCGACATCGGCGGCGGCACGACCGACGTGGCCGTCTTGTCGATGGGCGACATCGTGACGGCGTCTTCGATCAAGGTCG
This genomic window contains:
- a CDS encoding S8 family serine peptidase, producing MNLPFALTSWLAAALMAAVTAIGALTPTAAAAEAPNDPHYNKQRYLEQTGVPAAWEAIEASGKTLADVTVAVVDTGVDLKHPDLAGRLVDGTNILHSKQAPQDDNGHGTAVAGVIAAVTGNGQGIAGIAPNARIMPIKAVGANGKGDEEQLGQGIRYAVDNGADIVVLSLGLHLYSPYLAEIVAYAESKGVVLVAATGNEGKTVRYPAAYPTVVAVGGASVTNEYKPLSNFGPEVDLIAPWFVFTTGSGGGYVSKEGTSMAAPQVAGTVALMLGLDPELTPGDVRERLRQSALPLDAGWNARTGYGLLRTDAAISIQPKPDMHEPNDRKDQVKPTSVSTVVRGEFASKSDVDWFAFDPPYQGEVSVRVKGWDGRSVAAELVLDQGGGSSKTFDLSGGKEARLPSPDGERLYAMLRLKSDAGAGPTPYRIETDFHIYSDPYEPNDKAYQSYRLPTKALNVVEGTFSKIDDQDWFSMKFDSPGTLSLRLETDTWRIDPELYVVRDGESVGKTFDDHGEGEPEYSGDIEVKPGTYYFRVRNVKALFPLPVAGEYTLTVKFEKKFFDDFEPNDRSYQATTMAPDRTYRGVFDSAKDEDWFQIRISRKSLVTIEITDIPLDRYMYYTLFTSGTQQKYGRTSPFGTTSMKLTHELDAGVYYIRLMTDAAYQDRQYGVAYRRAPLVAGFTDIDEHWARDSVQELVEKGIVKGYDDYRFDPNGTLTRAEAAAFIARAYALKPSASARAFPDVAGTHWAKDAVAAAAARGVIQGYPDGTFRPNDPVTRAEMTVMAALASGTAGKSSSRSAFTDVSRDHWAASYIYAFVDGGKLQGFKDGTFRPNGRATRAEFATLLAHLLK
- a CDS encoding DUF1146 family protein; its protein translation is MDSILSLVMLRMIVLLVCVAVAWWALSGLKFERFVSAPGSRQAKLLHLLLAIVLGHQCSAFVFSYIGWSPP
- the murA gene encoding UDP-N-acetylglucosamine 1-carboxyvinyltransferase; the protein is MDKILIRGGNRLQGKVKVSGAKNAVLPIIAASILASEGECRIHEAPPLDDVITISQVLHALGVNIRYKDETIYITASQLEKSEAPYELVRKMRASFLVMGPLLARTGYARIALPGGCAIGTRPIDQHLKGFEAMGAEIEIGQGYIEARTNGRKLQGAKIYLDVASVGATENIMMAAALADGVTTIENAAKEPEIVDLANFMNAMGAKVRGAGTGIIRIEGVDKLVGVRHTVIPDRVEAGTYMIAAAITKSDVYIEGAIADHLTPVISKLQEMGVAIEEDENGIRVRPGGNLKAVDIKTLPYPGFPTDMQAQMMALLLISDGTSIITETVFENRFMHVDEFKSMNAQIKVDGRSAVIKGNAALKGAKVCATDLRAGAALILAALAADGETEVTGLHHLDRGYVDIAGKLRRLGADVERVVAGALVEEEQEQGLTFFSTHVSPSMA
- the spoIID gene encoding stage II sporulation protein D — its product is MRSKHRRSRRTRRNLMIGAAGVASFMAVVFLIPSILVNRFEAWEPTQLLPLQPKEELVAQEQQIMVPVYLTDRKETVSVPLEAYVRGVLAAEMPADFELEALKAQAIAARTYLARRLASGETSGLPPDAAGALVTDTVAHQAYATEEELRERWGFFKYAQNLDKLTRAVNDTEGLVLTYEGEPIEATFFSTSNGFTENSELYWQAAIPYLRSVESPWDERYAPNYEREASFAYKDFYTKLGMKASNMAPELVVERTSDSGRILSVRIAGTSFAGRDVREKLGLASTDFTWSTADGRITFRTEGYGHGVGMSQWGANGMAKEGRSAEEILLHYYQGVRLEPLRNVLAKA
- a CDS encoding M23 family metallopeptidase, with the protein product MKEENKIQSSQGEQNHTSRPVEGPRASGSVGKRLLGKKWVFPATYIAAAAIILTLMWAYQDNASTPVDETDLNLSVTGDVTGEEQGPDAVAVTAEAETLGWPVQDHNSLEVILGFFDVNNTNEDNQAAMVEYGDTFTPHYGIDLASPNNEAFDVLAAMSGTVTRVEQVPVVGHLIEITHANGLSTIYSSVESVQVAQGDEVKKGDMIAKSGRNELEKDLGNHVHFEIWENKQPVNPEDYIEQ
- the spoIIID gene encoding sporulation transcriptional regulator SpoIIID produces the protein MHDYIKERTIKIGRSIVETKNTVRTIAKEFGVSKSTVHKDLTERLPEINPELANQVKTILEYHKSIRHLRGGEATKIKYKKTKSKPAPVLSGRS
- a CDS encoding rod shape-determining protein — encoded protein: MFGKDIGIDLGTANVLIHVKGRGVVLDEPSVVAIESETKRVLAVGEEARRMVGRTPGNIVAVRPLKDGVIADFEITEMMLKHFISRVGGKRWYSHPRILICAPTNITSVEKKAIQEAAERSGAKEVFLEEEPKAAAVGAGMDIFQPSGNMVVDIGGGTTDVAVLSMGDIVTASSIKVAGDKFDSAIMKYIKDKYKLLIGERTSEDIKVKIGSVDPHGRQEEIDIRGRDMVSGLPLTITIQSREVREALWEPVASIVASAKTVLERTPPELSADIIDRGVILTGGGAMLHGLDQLMMDELRVPVLIAEDPMHCVVKGTGIMLDNLDKVSRRPR